A single region of the Chrysoperla carnea chromosome 5, inChrCarn1.1, whole genome shotgun sequence genome encodes:
- the LOC123301497 gene encoding UBX domain-containing protein 4, with amino-acid sequence MIWFEGSIANAVQTSKSKNAIFVVYVEGKDENSNKMTEMINHPDASSKLESDNFVAVKLEAGSESYNQFVQIYQLVPVPSLFFIGKNGAPIEVIPQHLENGEFLSKIEKIMESASLSSTPTPQAMASTSSSNLINSEKQATASAIVEQTSNQPKPVKSEKESSPEIKPETPKPTVNEVSSVDKIERAKQLIEEKREKKRIEEEEEQRKKEMERRKMGQEIQKMRRQQQDEERKQIREEILREKNEELAARQKILAQIEQDKQERAKKFNQPNQSCEATSPPVEPPRSIPRDTNSARLQFRFADGTSHTKDFLPTNTLEEVRSYVQQNLNLPYRNFDLSTTFPRRQFSVEDNNRTLADLELIPNAVILVVPVTGHAVTPASPVPGMLSSLIWFLLSPIVGIYNFVQTRFDNWRNPRPAPFKRPSEDNAPGGSNGPSYPKRRNPPDSTVIRRQGNIHRLGDRKEDSDDDNNTWNGNSTQQM; translated from the exons ATGATTTGGTTTGAAGGTTCTATAGCAAATGCGGTTCAaacttcaaaatcaaaaaatgctatttttgtCGTGTACgtggaag GTAAAGATGAAAATTCAAACAAGATGACTGAAATGATCAATCACCCCGATGCCAGTTCAAAGTTAGAATCGGATAATTTTGTTGCCGTGAAGCTTGAAGCCGGGTCTGAATCATATAATCAATTTGTTCAAATTT atCAATTAGTTCCCGTACCGTCACTCTTCTTTATTGGTAAAAATGGTGCTCCCATTGAAGTTATTCCACAACATTTAGAAAACGgtgaatttttatcgaaaatagaaaaaattatggaaTCTGCTTCACTTTCTAGTACTCCTACGCCACAAG CAATGGCGTCTACATCGTCGTCGAATTTAATCAACTCGGAAAAACAAGCCACGGCATCGGCTATTGTGGAACAAACAAGTAATCAACCAAAACCAGTCAAATCTGAAAAAGAATCAAGTCCAGAAATCAAGCCTGAAACTCCAAAGCCTACAGTGAATGAAGTTAGTTCAGTAGATAAAATAGAAAGAGCTAAACAACTTATCGAAGAAAAACGAGAAAAGAAACGCATTGAAGAGGAAGAAGAACAACGTAAAAAAGAGATGGAGCGTCGCAAAATGGgtcaagaaattcaaaaaatgcgGCGTCAACAACAAGATgaagaaagaaaacaaatacGGGAAGAAATATTACgagaaaaaaatgaagaattggcagcaagacaaaaaattttagcacaAATTGAACAAGATAAACAAGAGCGTgctaaaaaattcaatcaaccCAATCAATCATGTGAAGCGACATCCCCTCCCGTAGAACCACCAAGAAGTATTCCTAGAGATACTAATTCAGCACGTTTACAATTTCGTTTTGCAGACGGTACAAGTCATACAAAAGACTTTTTACCCACGAATACTTTAGAAGAAGTTCGTAGTTAtgtacaacaaaatttaaatttacccTATCGTAATTTTGACCTATCAACTACATTCCCTCGTCGACAATTCTCTGTTGAAGATAATAATAGAACTTTAGCTGATTTAGAATTAATTCCAAATGCAGTTATTTTAGTTGTACCAGTAACAGGACATGCTGTTACACCTGCTTCTCCTGTACCCGGAATGCTTTCATCACTTATTTGGTTTCTACTTTCTCCAATTGTAGGAATATACAATTTTGTTCAAACTAGATTTGATAATTGGCGAAATCCCCGACCAGCTCCTTTTAAGAGACCTTCCGAAGACAATGCACCTGGTGGATCAAATGGACCAtc ATATCCAAAACGTCGTAATCCACCAGATTCAACTGTGATCCGACGACAAGGTAACATTCATCGTTTAGGTGATCGGAAAGAGGATAGTGATGATGACAATAATACATGGAATGGTAATTCAACCCAACAAATGTAG